Proteins encoded in a region of the Perca fluviatilis chromosome 6, GENO_Pfluv_1.0, whole genome shotgun sequence genome:
- the bmp10 gene encoding bone morphogenetic protein 10 translates to MASIWVSKLGTICSSKALLLLFPILLLQGLCGHSSPISNTHQRYRPSPGLGDGHGGVVDPSLLEQDNNMNMQSLLESLKEQFLRTFNLSGLSSPPLSPGSTREEPPEYMMELYNRFANDHTAMPTANIIRSFKNEDSSPSIVGVGGVRRHPLLFNVSVPHHERITAAELRLYTLVQTDRHLYAGVDRKVTIYEVESRVGDENMTAENPVRGDGFRGGGEQLELVELASRQVYGTDNGWQAFDLTAAVQRWRKSDHGTTHRLEVHIASIANEDNVQGITEENKDRNPPEGDMKIDTSPEEKHKPLLIVFSDDQSSDHRNDKRELNEMIDHETSNMILQDDLGMGLNGLWGEPGRDREEGYEETEPDEEDLIQMRSNLIYDTASRIRRNAKGNHCKKQSMFVEFKDIGWDSWILAPTGYDAFECTGICSFPLTKHVTPTKHAIVQTLININSPQKASQACCVPTKLDPISLLYLDDTGVVTYKYKFEGMVVAECGCR, encoded by the exons ATGGCGAGCATTTGGGTCTCTAAACTGGGAACCATCTGCAGCTCCAAGGCTTTGCTCTTGCTGTTTCCTATCCTGCTGCTCCAGGGGCTCTGTGGACACAGCAGCCCAATCTCCAACACCCATCAGAGATATCGCCCCTCTCCGGGGCTGGGAGACGGGCACGGAGGGGTAGTGGATCCGTCACTGCTGGAGCAGGACAACAACATGAACATGCAGAGCCTGCTTGAGAGCCTGAAGGAACAGTTTCTGCGGACTTTCAACCTGTCTGGCTTGAGTTCTCCTCCCCTGTCTCCTGGAAGCACACGAGAAGAGCCACCTGAGTACATGATGGAGCTCTACAACCGTTTCGCTAATGACCACACGGCAATGCCCACCGCCAACATCATCCGCAGCTTCAAAAATGAAG ATTCATCTCCCAGTATTGTTGGTGTTGGAGGAGTGAGGCGTCACCCACTCCTCTTTAACGTGTCAGTCCCCCATCATGAACGCATCACAGCGGCTGAGCTTCGCCTCTACACCCTTGTCCAGACTGACCGCCACCTCTACGCTGGTGTCGACCGCAAGGTCACTATCTACGAGGTGGAATCGCGTGTCGGAGATGAGAACATGACTGCTGAGAACCCTGTGAGAGGCGATGGATtcagagggggaggagagcaGTTAGAGCTGGTGGAGTTGGCTTCCCGCCAGGTCTACGGCACTGATAACGGCTGGCAGGCCTTTGACCTCACTGCTGCTGTTCAACGCTGGCGCAAATCTGACCATGGGACCACGCACCGGTTGGAAGTGCACATTGCCAGCATTGCTAATGAAGATAATGTTCAAGGTATcacagaggaaaacaaagacagaaatccACCTGAAGGGGACATGAAGATTGACACCAGCCCTGAGGAAAAACACAAACCCCTGCTGATTGTTTTCTCCGATGACCAAAGTAGCGATCACCGTAATGACAAGCGCGAGCTGAACGAGATGATTGACCATGAAACCTCTAACATGATTCTCCAGGACGACTTAGGGATGGGCCTGAATGGTCTGTGGGGGGAGCCAGGGAGGGACAGGGAGGAGGGATATGAAGAAACGGAGCCGGATGAAGAGGACCTCATCCAAATGCGCTCCAATCTGATCTACGACACAGCATCCCGCATTCGTCGCAATGCCAAGGGAAACCACTGCAAGAAACAATCTATGTTCGTAGAGTTCAAGGACATCGGATGGGACAGTTGGATCCTGGCACCCACTGGTTACGATGCCTTTGAGTGCACTGGCATTTGTTCTTTCCCACTGACGAAGCATGTCACGCCCACCAAGCATGCCATTGTCCAGACATTGATCAACATCAACAGTCCTCAGAAGGCATCACAAGCTTGTTGTGTGCCCACAAAGCTGGACCCCATCTCCCTGCTGTACTTGGATGACACAGGCGTGGTCACCTACAAGTACAAGTTTGAAGGCATGGTGGTAGCTGAGTGTGGCTGCAGATAG